The DNA segment GCTCTTCGCAGAAGGTTTTTCTCGGTTAGCGACGCTAAATGTTATCAATTATGTGTACTCCGGTTTGCAACTCGTCGACGCGCGAAGACTAATGCGAAAATACATCAAGGGCTGTGAAGCGTGGCACAAGTTCAAACTCGTGAACATAGGACATCGGTCTCTGCGATCACGTGATGTCCTTCTGAACCCCCGGCGATCCTCCACGTGATTAACGTTTAGCCGAACTTGAATCGTGCGCCCCGGGTTAGACACCCCAGCTAGGGATCGCTGGCAGGTGCTCAGGGCCTCGTCACGAACAAATCGCGAATAAAAAGAGTATTTAAATACCTTTAATTTGCTATAGCTACGGGAGGGCCACAATTGCCCGCCTGTGCGTTTTCCGTGCCCAAGCGGTATTTCAGGCGTCGTACCCCAAACGTTTTCCTACGCCCCTGGGAAAGGCTGGTTGGCGGACAGGTTGGGCAGTCGCGATCTTCGTCTAGTGTGCGGCTTCGCTTCAGTGCGGTTGCGCGTAATCGGGGCCTTCGCGGCGCTCAAGTTCGGACGCCAGAGGCACGTTTTTTAAATGCCAGTTCCGTGGCCGGTTGCTGCCACCTGACTAGGATGCTTGGGGAAATGCGAGCCGGATCAGCTTTCAGAGCTGCTAACCTTCAGAGGGATCGAACTTTCTTGTTCCTTATCGACGAACCTCAAAGTCGTCCTATCAAGTGGAGTGCGCAATCCCTTTATAAAGCCCTCCAGGAACGCCGACATGCGTACTAGTCCTTGTGGTTGGCGAAGATGAAGCAGGTCCCGAATAGGCGGCCACAGGGCGTATTTGGCAAACTCCCATGCCGGAATGTACGCGAGCCCGATGTACCCACACCTGAGCAACTTCGAATACGCCGCGCCTATGGCCAGGAAGTCTCTGCGTGCCAGCGACTTGCCCTGTTGCCACGTGCGAAAACCGAAGTGTTTCACCGTGATTGATGACGTCTCATAGATGTAATAACCGGCAACGAGCGCGCGGATCCCAACGTCGCGGTCGTCACCTGATGGAAACCGTGATCCCGGACCGAACATTGGGTCAAATCCGCCGATGTCTTCAATCATGCTGCGACGAACTGCAATGCCAGCGCCCATACCGTGCACGTCTCGCGCGTCATGCATCGACGTTAACAGTCTCTCGCCAGGACGAACGTAAACTGGAACAAAGCCGGCCTCCCGATCGTGCTCGCCGGCCTCAACGCAGCAAAAAGCAACCGCTATCCGGGCGTTCGCAGCGAATATGGAAGCGAATGCCGTAAGCCAATCGGCCGGTACCGTACAATCATCATCCGTGATTGCGATAATCGCGCCTTTGGTCTCCCTCAGACCGACATTAAGCGCATTACCTTTGCCGATCGTTGCACTTTTCAAATACGTCAGGCGACGATCGGCGGCGAATGGCGTTAAAGCATCCTGTGTCTCGATGCCCTTGCTCTGATCTACGACAATCAACTCAAAATTGGGATACGTATTTGCCAATATAGACGATACAGTGTTCGCCACCGATCGATCGCGACTGCAAGTGCAAACGAGCGCTGATATCAGCGGCGGATCATCTTGCGTGGCAATTCCATTCATTATCTGCCTAGTCATTGACGGCTTTGCCCGGCTCCATAATTTCGAGCTTAACGGTTTTTCTTGGCGTCTGCTGGCGAGTTGCTGTATCCTCAAGTCTAGCAAAGTGTCAATTTGAGAAGGTCCGACGATTGTGTCTTTGGTGAATGCACGTTCGTTAAGGATACTGAGGGTCGGCCGTTCGTAATTTCAGATACAATCAATAGCTGGGTAAAGACCCGCGAAATGGTTTACAGGTTCGCTTGTATTTGAATATTGCTTTGAATAACCACGATTTCGAATGCGCATGAACCAAGGTACTCTTCGAGTTTCTGTTGCCCTAACTTAAGACGATTTTTGTCAATGAGGGCTTCAACCGGCTGATCGTGATCGATCAAAGCAATGGTAACGAAACGGAAGCTGCTATAGTCTCCCTAAACGACAATTCCCTGCAGTTCATCTCATCCGCACAGCATCGCGAGGTGTCACCCAAGGTCGAAACCTTGGCCCGGAGCTTGCGCAAGCCGATATATCGCCTTCACCGACGATGACTGTCGAGTTGCACCGGACTGGATTCCAGCGCGGACATCGATTTTCGCTGACGCCCCCGGAGGTCGTGGTGGTATGCGGTTGCGAACGTCTGGCCAAGCCGTCAGGGATATAGGTTTCACTGAGAAATTCGAATCTCAGGACTCGTATGGCAGGGTCGCTATCCACCGTTTGGCCGCGATTGGGGCATTACCGCTAATCTAGCGGTTCGATGTGCTCGCTCGCGTGGGCAAGTTCGATCCGTTGCTCGGTGCTGGTTCAGCCTTACGCTTCGGGGCGAACCAGATTGCGCGATGGCATCAAGATCGTGAATGCTTCCGAGGTAAGCGTCGACCATATCGGTGTGCGAAAACACGGAGAAGAGTCGCGCAAGCTGATCCGAGGCACCGGCGCTGCACTGTTCAAACACATCCGCATGGGAGACATCGCTGCGCTCAAAGTATATCTTCGGTTTGTCGCCGCCAACACACGGCGCGCTTGCGCGAACTTGGTTCGTGCTCGCCGGAAAGGAACCGCGACCCGGGCATTTGCAGCGAATATGGAGGCGAATGCCGTAAGGCAGTTGGCCGGTACCGTGCAATCATCATCGATGATTGCGACAATCGCCCCTTTGGTCTTTCGAGTAGCTCATGGAGAACGTCATTGGGCGCATAGTTGATGTGTTCACACTAAACTTCCATTACTTCATCAATTCCGATTCCACGCGTGCACTGGTAGGCCCGAGTTGAGCCCAAGTGGCACGCCGAATCGGCTTTTCTTTGTGAGGCCCGAGCTAACCGACATACGTCCGCAGCATTGT comes from the Bradyrhizobium erythrophlei genome and includes:
- a CDS encoding glycosyltransferase, which produces MTRQIMNGIATQDDPPLISALVCTCSRDRSVANTVSSILANTYPNFELIVVDQSKGIETQDALTPFAADRRLTYLKSATIGKGNALNVGLRETKGAIIAITDDDCTVPADWLTAFASIFAANARIAVAFCCVEAGEHDREAGFVPVYVRPGERLLTSMHDARDVHGMGAGIAVRRSMIEDIGGFDPMFGPGSRFPSGDDRDVGIRALVAGYYIYETSSITVKHFGFRTWQQGKSLARRDFLAIGAAYSKLLRCGYIGLAYIPAWEFAKYALWPPIRDLLHLRQPQGLVRMSAFLEGFIKGLRTPLDRTTLRFVDKEQESSIPLKVSSSES